CTTCCATCTGTTTAATTCATATTTTGTACCAACCTTCATAATTGACCTGGCCATCTCCATCAATGTCCGCTTCTCGGATCATCTCGTCAACTTCCTCATCGGTCAGCTTCTCCCCAAGGTTTGTCATCACATGGCGCAGCTCAGCAGCACTTATGTAACCGTTCCCATCCTAGAGCAGAGCACACGTTGGTTGAAGAGCACTAAACCAAACGTTGTCAGGACGAAGGCAGATGGGAGTGTTACCTTGTCAAAGACACGGAACGCTTCTCTGATCTCCTCCTCGCTGTCTGTGTCCTTCATCTTTCTCGCCATCATGGTCAGGAACTCTGGGAAGTCTATCGTTCCATTACCTGGAGAGGGAACAAATGGGCTTAAAGAATATCTTGTGTGTAGTGCCATAAGAGGTGGTGCGTCAGAGCTGGCTCCCCACCATCAGCGTCCACCTCGTTGATCATGTCCTGCAGCTCAGCCTCTGTGGGGTTCTGGCCCAGAGAGCGCATCACGGTTCCCAGCTCTTTGGTGGTGATGGTGCCGTCGCCATCCTTATCAAAGAGCGAGAAAGCCTCTTTGAACTCTGCAGAGAGAGTGAAACAAACAGTCAGGTCCCCCGTTGGCAGTTCAAGAGGAAGACGTGACAAAGGAAACAAAGACCatttgagggagagagaaaaaaggcacTATTAAACTCAACATTAACAGGGAGTATGTTCTGAATAAATATCAACTCCTTGAAAACTCTGCATCAATACACCCCACCCTGAACCCTGTCAGCTCAACACCCAAAACGTAATACATCACTCATGTTCCAGACGACAAACCAGCTAGCTGCATTACCATAAGCGTTTGGGTGTTCCAACACCGACTGCTCTGTTTGTTTACACAAAGGACCAACGGCATGAACAAACAGCAAAGGCAGGATAGGAAGCAGAATGAATGACAAGCTGTTTGCCAGGAGCTTTGTTGAGCAGTTGCGGCATGCAGCAGCTTGTCAGAGTTGTGAAACCCAAGACGTGGCCTGCAGTTGAAAGTACTTTGTGATAGAGGAAATTCCTTTGTTGCAGGGGTACTGGGTAATAAATACTTTCTGCCACTGTCAAGAAATCCTTATGGGTTTACAAACAAAAGCACCCTAATTGCCTCCACTCTACCAAACAGAAAAATAAGCCTAAAAGTTAATGAAGTCCTTTGAAATACACTGTACAAGACAGTATGTCAGGGGACACTTGCCTACAAATGACAATTTTCAAATGATGCTCTAGATAGGAAGCATGTCCTCAGCAAACACCATGAACCAGGATTTAGACTTTGAAAGCTTACACCAATAGGGATGTTAGTGGTTAACCACTGAAAAATACATTTGACCAGCCTATCAGCCTAAGGCTTATTTTTCATAATTGTGGCATTAAATTGGCACGTGTGTATTTGTTAGTCGTCATGCATTTTATTTACCACACGCAAACAGAGCCGAGTTTGAAGAGGAATAGCCTATGATTTGTCCAACAGCTCGAGTAGCTTCTCAAAAAGCCTACTGGGGTGAAATCTGCTTTTGTAAGCCCATTGCACAACAAATCATTTAAAATGCTATCACGTGTTAACTTGTGGACACGATTATAAAGGAACCATTTTTACTTCTCAATGTCAACTCGTAAAGCAACCCTCCTTGTCAAATGCACAGGCTACCATGCGAAAATCCATCCATAGAAACAATTTTATACAGACTTCCTCATGCCACTACCAGCATGTCTGTCCTGTTATTGGTTTTCATAGCAACTTTCCTAGTCATTAAAAAAACATCATAGTTGCTATTAGATGCCACCTCTTCAGTAGACTCATCTGTAACTGCCAGCATTAGTCACAATTTAGACCAGGGTTCCACAAGTTGCATTTTGGCAATGTTTGAAATCTACAAATTGCATACTCAATAATAGCCTTGACTGTAAAACAATAGGCAGCACATTTCCATTAAGCGCTTAACGAAAAACGTGCAGTACTTGTACTGCATGCATAGTTCAGGGGAAGAGGAAAAGGTTGACTAACAGTCCATTTCTACAGCCTTATTTTGAGTCTAAGCAGTAAAATGTGCCTCTTTACACCACTATGAAATAAATCCGTCAGCTTTTTCTGAAAGCTGAAGACCAAAACAGGTGTCATGTCAACTTAAGTGGCTAGTGAAGTGAAAACCACTACAACCGAGGCATGACTTCCCCATGATTCATCACTGTCCTGGAGGGGAGCCACTACAGGGAAATCTCAGAAGACCACACCAGTTTAAGTTCCTCGATACCGGCATTTATGGCAAGAGTTTATTTTTACTGGCGGAAAAGGCACGATTGTCAGCATTCCTGTCATTAACTAGCTAGCCGCATTCCATTCAACAGCGAGAGGACACACCCATGTCAAAGGCTGCCGCCAGCAGTCTGGCAGTTGATCAAGGCATGGGATCTTATGATCACTTTCTGATTACATAATTTGTGACATGGAAACCATAAAAATGCAAACTGTCACGTTCCATGAGTGAGTCCTGTAGACTGGGGTTTAAGGCCTGTCTAATTCTTGTTTTATGACCAGCTTGTCCAACGAAAGCCTTAAaaggcaaaaatataaatccaaTGCCGGGTAGGTGGGGGGAGCCACAGTGGGCCACGTGTCAGGGTAGGGACCAGATGAATACAATGCTGTCTTACCGGCAATCTGCTCCTCTGTTAGCTGATCAGCCtggggggggaaaggagagggaattTAAAACTGGACCACATGTGAAGTAGCTAAGACTAGTTGACTTCTGAGTCAATCTTAACTCTGGCCACCTACGAAGTTATGCTGCAGTTCTATGTATAGTCACATTAGCCAACTTTCAGAAATATCGCTACTGCTAGCTATGAAGCTAGAACGTAACTAACATTTCTTATCCAGCTTGCTACCCAATGCCAGAAGCAACCTTCAACCATAGATTAACTTTAGCATGATCTATACTTCAACCCTTGAGTGGCTGGGCTAGTAGTTAGCCAACTAGCTATAAAACACTACTGGAAACTaattaaaataatatttttgctGACTTGCGAGAGCATCGCCAAGATTAAGGTTCACGGAAACATTAGCTAACGTTACTTTAGCTACGTAAAGTTAGCTGTTCTATCGGCCGTGATCCATacgacgttagctagctagttgcagTAACTGTTAAAGTTCTCTAGTTACTGTAGCTAACATCTCAAGTAGTTCGCATGTTAGCCAGGTACCCCTATTTGACCTAGCCAGGTCGCTCTCGTTTTGATGCCTACAAGGTTGATTACATTGTAAATGAAAGCGTTACCTAGCTACAGCAAATTGGCGGTAATCTTTGCTAACGTTAAGTCTTTTTAACCAGTTAGCTGGCTAATAACAATCAACATTGCACAGTGACTATCAGTTTGTATAATACTAAGAGATTAGATTTCTTTAGTAACTGACTCACGACAACGCCGGTACCTATGAATTAATTTCCGCGGCGACAAAACAAGGTTTGGCCATTCAAACGCAGTATGGCTGTCAAGCAACCACTCATTTGTCAAGAAAAAGACGTAAGGATAAACGCTGAAACATAAACGAGAAATAACGTGATATGCTTCACTTACCATTGCGATATACCGAGTAACAGCGGAATATAGAAAACAATTTTTTGGTCGCTAAACTTTCAACCTCGCCGAACGCACTGTCTGGCAGACAGTTTGACGCGCCTTTAACGGTTGTTTTTTAACTCCTCCCCCATGTGCTATCCCTCCGCCAACTTCGTTTCTCGTCATTTTCTCAATTAGTAAAATCACGCATTTATTAGCATTCAAAAATGATATGAAATGTAAAATGACCTCGACTCTGTAAATATTTCACCGGCATTAATTTATATCCCAATATCTAAACAAAAAAGTGCCTGTAGCATACTGAACTAGCTAAGTGCGCATGTATACTTTCTGCTAGTCAGTGAAAAAGTACAAGACGTAGTTGGATGAAATAGCAAGCTCTGATTGGTGAGTTTGTACCTGCAATGCGTCACTGCTTGGATTTGGTCTGCGGCTGCATTGTAGTCCACACAGACATGGAATTGCCACAGGCACAGCATAGAATACGTAGCAGTCTGTAGTGTAGGAATGATCTCGTAGATTGAATTTCATACATAAGGTTGTAGATGGAAGTGACATGCATTCCGTTTCAGAAGAGCTGCTCGTTATAGTATACATTGCACAGACTCCATGATCCACTTTTTCTGGTGGGGACCGTTTTCAAAAAAGGTAGTGCCACAGCTTTCAGAATCAACacattttattatattttattgCATCTCCAATTCAGTGAAACATGTTGGGAAAGAGTTTctagatcaggggtgtcaaactcgtGTTGCCCTAGGATGCCGCATCAGGTCTTCAACGAGGTCTAGAGGGCTGCACTGAAAATGTGTTATATTTCCTCACTGTCAAAATTTCAACCAACACAAACCGCTCTCTCTAATATAGCCCCACCAAGCCAAACATAACTGACTCCAACCACACATGACCATCTTTTCCTCTTTATATTTTATTTAGTTTTCACGTAACTTATATTTTAGATAGTTAGTAGCCTATCTTTAATTTCCCTACTTTACATTTATTTAGGGCCTACAACAACTTAAACATGCTATTTATCCCTTTAGCACTAAACTATGATAATTAATATAACTAACCCTTCCCCATATTTGCTACCCTTACCCTAATATGGGTTCTTATCCTCtaaaccagtggttcccaaactttttatagtcccgtaccccttcaaacattcaacctccagctgcgtaccccctctagcaccagggtcagcacactctcaaatgttgttttttgccatcattgtaagcctgccacacacactatatgatacatttattaaacataagaatgggTGTGAATTtctcacaacccggctcgtgggaagtgacaaagagctcttataggactagggcacaaataataataatcaataatttctctttatttagccatcttacatattaatcaaaaattgtgaataaccaCAGCCGTTATTTGTTAatcaaaaaacaataaacaataccaaAACAAATCGTGAATAACCCACtgtcaatcagagacaacgttaaaattgagaaccatacccgaaaacatagaaacataaaaTCATAGAAatccaaggtgcagtgtggtgagcgtacatactTTTAATAGTAGATgttgccaacaaaacaataaacaataccaaAACAAATCGTGCCGCTTAAGGCTATGTGccatcaaacaaagttaacttcccactaagaaaggagggaaaaggggctacctaagtatggttcccaatcagagacaacgatagacagcttccCAATCAGAAACATAAAATCATAGACAATAactgatagacagctgtccctgattgagaaccaataaacaataccaaaacaaatcggccaaaacatagaaacataaaatcccaatcagagacaacgatagacagaaatacccggccaaaacatagaaacataaaaAACATAGAGCTGTGCCTGTGGTGAGCGTACAACAATAGTATGCCCACCCCAAattacaccctgaccaaaccaaatagagacattaaaaggctctctacggtcagggcgtgacaataactcaccccaggttaatgagaagggtgtgcttgaaaggatgaacataactctgcaatgttgggttgtattggagagagtctcagtcttaaatcattttccacaaacagtctgtgcctgtatttagtttatgctagtgagggccgagaatccactctcacataggtacgtgttTGCAAAGGgaatcagtgtcttaacagcgcgatttgccaaggcaagaagCTCTGAGTGCAGCCTTATCAAGAAATCTGGCAGCGACTTCTGATTAAAtaaaattttcacagaaccgcttgttgcaatttcgatgaggctctcttgctcagatattggtaagtggactggaggcagggcatgaaagggataacaaatccagttgtttgtgtcatccgtttcgagaaagtacctgcgtaattgcgcaacAAGCttactcaggtgcttcgctatatcatatttgacattgtccgtaaactTGAGtccatttgcacacaaaaaaaatcatacaatgatggaaagacctgcgtgttgtccttgttaatgcagacagaaaagagctccaacttcttaatcatagcctcaattttgtcccgcgcattgaatatagttgcggagagtcgctgtaatcctagattcagatcattcaggcgagagaAACTCGTCAttatgcaagcggtcagacaagtgaaaaaacgtgtcaatacttcgccccttgataaccagcgcacttctttttgtatgttgtaaaagcgttacatggttgctgcccatttctgcataatgcagaaaatacatgagCGTTCAAGGGCcctgctttaacaaagttaaccattttcactgtagtgtccaaaatgtctttcaaactgtcaggcattcccttggcagcaagagcctctcggtggatgctgcagtgtacccaagtggcatcgggagcaactgcttgcacacgcgttaccactccactaacgtctccctgtcatggcttttgcaccatcagtacagataccaacacatcttgaccatcaaagtccatttgatgtcacaatgTTGTCCAGTACTTTCAAAATATCCTttcatgttgtcctggtttccagtggtttgcagaagaggatgtcttccttaattgaccccccataaacgtaacggacatataccaggagctgtgccaggccctgagtctgttgactcatccagctgtaatgcatagaattcactggcttgtaagcgaagcagtaattgtttcaaaacatctcctgccatgtcactgatgcgtcctgaaacagtgttgtttgatgaagatattgtctgtatagtttttttcatTTTTCCCCCAGCATTGACCCAGCCATAgccg
Above is a genomic segment from Oncorhynchus masou masou isolate Uvic2021 chromosome 23, UVic_Omas_1.1, whole genome shotgun sequence containing:
- the calm2a gene encoding calmodulin 2a (phosphorylase kinase, delta) — translated: MADQLTEEQIAEFKEAFSLFDKDGDGTITTKELGTVMRSLGQNPTEAELQDMINEVDADGNGTIDFPEFLTMMARKMKDTDSEEEIREAFRVFDKDGNGYISAAELRHVMTNLGEKLTDEEVDEMIREADIDGDGQVNYEEFVQMMTAK